From the Cryptomeria japonica chromosome 2, Sugi_1.0, whole genome shotgun sequence genome, one window contains:
- the LOC131044345 gene encoding uncharacterized protein LOC131044345 produces MEYIMILSYLGVFGIIGVLIRYGLQILFGPNVANVTNKNTALYIDLPSNMVGSFFMGWVGVAFKRNISIFSEALAIGLSSGLMGSITTFTSWIQAMVNLATKGHWITGIFGLLLGMELAQMSLELGIESTKLITYAHIQIKKKQLALTWMPSSEHYQCGLYGFILFMFIFAILWGGSLVLLVFNFTSQHKAKLWMACMVGPFGVWARWYMARLNGQGIGAKKHLKWLPIGTLLTNLMTSIVMAALSTIHQVVKDRTGKIVIESLQLGFLGCMSTVSAFVVEVRAMHQSNHSWRAYVYILLSLFPAFIFGILIYSIPTWSRGYSQT; encoded by the exons ATGGAATATATAATGATCCTTTCTTATCTTGGAGTGTTTGGAATTATTGGA GTCCTTATAAGGTATGGATTACAAATATTATTTGGACCAAATGTAGCGAATGTGACAAATAAAAATACTGCTCTTTATATTGATCTTCCTTCAAATATG GTTGGAAGCTTTTTCATGGGATGGGTTGGAGTTGCATTCAAAAGAAATATTTCTATTTTCTCTGAAGCATTGGCCATTGGACTATCATCGGGATTGATGGGAAGCATTACTACATTTACATCTTGGATCCAAGCAATGGTAAACCTAGCAACTAAAGGACATTGGATAACTGGAATTTTTGGTCTTCTTTTAG GTATGGAATTGGCCCAAATGTCACTTGAACTAGGGATTGAATCTACAAAGCTAATTACGTATGCTCATATTCAAATAAAGAAGAAACAACTTGCCTTGACATGGATGCCATCTAGTGAACACTATCAATGTGGTTTATATGGTTTTATCTTGTTTATGTTCATCTTTGCAATATTATGGGGAGGAAGCCTTGTTTTATTAGTGTTTAATTTTACATCCCAACATAAGGCAAAATTGTGGATGGCTTGTATGGTTGGACCATTTGGAGTATGGGCAAGATGGTATATGGCACGCCTCAATGGACAAGGAATTGGAGCAAAAAAACACTTAAAATGGCTGCCAATAGGAACATTGCTTACGAATCTCATGACAAGCATTGTTATGGCTGCATTATCAACAATTCACCAAGTG GTTAAGGATCGTACAGGAAAAATTGTGATAGAATCCCTTCAACTTGGTTTTCTAGGGTGCATGAGTACTGTCTCTGCATTTGTAGTAGAAGTTCGAGCCATGCATCAAAGCAATCACTCCTGGAGGGCTTATGTATATATATTATTGTCTTTATTTCCAgcatttatttttggaattttgatATACTCAATACCAACATGGTCTAGAGGTTACTCTCAAACATAA